One window of the Desulfolucanica intricata genome contains the following:
- the spoVAD gene encoding stage V sporulation protein AD, with the protein MLQGHQTWVYPNKPTILAAATVGGPFEAEGPLAEDFDILHGDLWVGQPTYEKAEKKMLEEACEMAIHKAELQKGDIQFFLSGDLMNQIITSSFTARTLGVPYLGLFGACSSSMESLALGSLLIDSKSAHYVACGASSHNATVEKQFRYPTEYGSQKPPTAQWTVTGAGVAVLSSQGKGPKVIAATIGRVVDMGISDPFNMGAAMAPAAVDTIQAHLRDLRISPSDYDLIVTGDLGRVGHTIAVDLLKKHEIDIPEEIFTDCGLLIYREDQPVMAGGSGCGCSATVTYGHILNRMKNGELKKVLIVATGALLSPLSFQQNESIPCIAHAVAIEYDQDVD; encoded by the coding sequence ATGCTTCAAGGACATCAAACCTGGGTATATCCAAATAAACCTACCATACTGGCTGCAGCCACCGTTGGGGGCCCCTTTGAGGCTGAGGGACCTTTGGCGGAGGATTTTGATATATTACACGGGGATTTATGGGTTGGACAGCCAACCTATGAAAAAGCTGAAAAAAAGATGTTGGAAGAAGCATGCGAAATGGCTATTCATAAGGCAGAGCTGCAGAAAGGGGATATCCAGTTTTTTCTTAGCGGCGACTTGATGAATCAAATTATCACCAGTAGTTTTACTGCCAGAACTTTGGGTGTTCCATACCTGGGCTTATTTGGTGCCTGTTCATCTTCTATGGAAAGTTTAGCTTTGGGTTCCCTGTTAATAGATAGCAAATCAGCCCATTACGTAGCGTGCGGCGCTTCCAGCCACAACGCAACCGTAGAAAAACAATTTAGATATCCCACAGAATATGGGTCTCAAAAGCCTCCTACTGCCCAGTGGACTGTTACCGGGGCAGGTGTTGCTGTTCTTAGTTCCCAAGGAAAAGGGCCTAAAGTAATTGCGGCTACAATTGGAAGAGTGGTTGATATGGGAATATCAGACCCTTTTAATATGGGGGCTGCAATGGCTCCTGCTGCGGTTGACACTATTCAAGCTCACCTTAGAGATCTCCGAATTTCTCCTTCGGACTATGACCTTATAGTAACAGGTGATCTAGGTAGGGTAGGTCATACTATAGCAGTTGATCTTTTAAAAAAGCACGAGATTGACATACCTGAAGAAATTTTCACCGACTGCGGCCTGCTTATTTACCGGGAAGATCAACCGGTGATGGCAGGTGGGAGCGGTTGTGGTTGTTCCGCTACTGTCACTTATGGTCATATTTTAAACCGGATGAAGAACGGAGAGTTAAAAAAAGTATTAATTGTTGCCACGGGTGCTCTCCTGTCTCCGCTGTCTTTTCAGCAAAATGAAAGCATTCCATGCATTGCGCATGCTGTTGCCATCGAGTACGATCAAGATGTCGATTAA
- a CDS encoding DUF421 domain-containing protein produces MAEWLNILLRSIGLFILVLLFARLMGKRQTSRMTFFDLITVIVIGVLTAAISLNLVNVLANGLIALAVWVFAPIGMYYLSIKSKMIRDIVQGRETVLVNHGKVLEDKLMEVRYTPEDLLSQLRKKNVFNFADVEFAIMEPSGEVSVLLKKDKQPITAKTLGVSVGHESVPQTVILDGVMMDEPLTAMGLNRQWLHTELEKIGVAPENVFIAQVDSAGQLYVDLFNDAIITPKPKTKDLLYVTLKKCQADCELYALGTKKKNAKKIYQESALELTEILDELEPLLKK; encoded by the coding sequence ATGGCAGAATGGTTAAACATCTTACTTCGTTCTATTGGATTGTTTATTCTTGTATTGCTTTTTGCTAGATTAATGGGAAAAAGACAAACCTCCCGAATGACATTTTTTGATCTGATTACGGTGATTGTAATTGGAGTTCTGACTGCAGCCATTTCACTGAATTTAGTCAACGTTTTGGCTAATGGACTTATTGCTCTGGCTGTTTGGGTTTTTGCTCCTATTGGTATGTATTATTTATCTATAAAATCAAAAATGATTAGAGATATTGTTCAGGGCAGGGAAACAGTTTTAGTTAACCATGGTAAAGTTTTAGAAGATAAGTTGATGGAGGTACGTTATACACCTGAAGATTTATTAAGTCAATTGCGTAAAAAAAACGTATTTAATTTTGCCGATGTAGAATTTGCTATTATGGAACCCAGTGGAGAGGTAAGTGTACTTCTCAAGAAAGATAAACAGCCTATTACGGCTAAAACCCTGGGGGTATCTGTTGGACACGAGAGTGTACCACAAACTGTTATCCTCGACGGGGTGATGATGGACGAGCCCCTAACAGCCATGGGGCTAAACAGGCAGTGGCTGCATACAGAGTTAGAAAAGATTGGGGTTGCCCCTGAAAATGTATTTATTGCCCAGGTAGATTCTGCGGGTCAACTATATGTGGATTTATTTAACGATGCGATTATAACACCAAAACCTAAAACAAAGGATCTTCTCTATGTTACCTTGAAAAAGTGTCAGGCAGACTGTGAATTATATGCACTGGGGACAAAGAAGAAGAATGCAAAAAAGATTTATCAAGAATCTGCACTTGAATTGACAGAAATTCTGGATGAACTGGAACCATTGCTAAAAAAATAA
- a CDS encoding DUF1657 domain-containing protein, with protein sequence MTVSSQVKQTLASLKGARATLEILSTIEKNTEVKDVYKRSTQRVERVISNFEDRLKVLEFEEPQYKGF encoded by the coding sequence ATGACTGTTAGTTCCCAGGTTAAACAGACTTTAGCCAGTCTTAAAGGTGCCCGGGCAACTTTGGAAATCTTATCTACAATTGAAAAAAACACAGAAGTAAAGGATGTATATAAGAGAAGCACTCAAAGAGTTGAACGTGTTATAAGTAATTTCGAAGACAGGTTAAAGGTTTTGGAATTTGAAGAACCTCAATATAAAGGTTTTTAG
- the spoVAC gene encoding stage V sporulation protein AC, whose translation MSNKKKKKLSPVQQEYQAFAKAREPQRPVALNCFRAFIVGGGICVFGQLIADFFIWNFDFTEKTAGNPTVAVLIIISVLLTSLGVYDHIAQWAGAGTAVPVTGFANSIASAAIEHRSEGFVLGVGGNMFKLAGSVIVYGVFAAFVVALIKTLISLLGGA comes from the coding sequence ATGTCTAATAAGAAAAAGAAAAAGTTATCTCCAGTCCAACAAGAATACCAGGCATTTGCGAAAGCCAGAGAACCTCAACGTCCTGTTGCTTTAAATTGTTTTAGAGCTTTTATAGTAGGAGGAGGTATTTGTGTTTTTGGTCAACTTATTGCCGATTTTTTTATCTGGAATTTTGATTTTACAGAGAAAACAGCAGGAAATCCCACTGTTGCTGTTTTGATTATAATTTCAGTCCTTCTTACTTCCCTGGGAGTATACGACCACATTGCCCAGTGGGCCGGTGCAGGTACAGCAGTTCCTGTTACCGGGTTTGCTAATTCTATTGCTTCAGCAGCTATTGAACACCGGAGCGAAGGATTCGTACTGGGTGTAGGAGGAAATATGTTTAAGCTGGCCGGTTCTGTAATTGTTTATGGTGTTTTTGCTGCCTTTGTTGTAGCCCTCATTAAGACACTAATATCACTATTAGGAGGGGCTTAA
- a CDS encoding DUF1657 domain-containing protein, with protein sequence MTVASQVKQTLAGLKSAQASLETFALQTQNQGAKQLYTNASQQIQAVVNSLESRVQEMDSQEPQYKGF encoded by the coding sequence ATGACAGTTGCTTCTCAAGTTAAACAAACACTGGCCGGCCTTAAGAGTGCCCAAGCAAGTTTGGAAACTTTTGCCCTTCAAACACAAAACCAGGGGGCAAAACAGCTGTATACAAATGCTTCTCAACAAATACAAGCTGTTGTCAACAGTCTGGAATCCAGGGTTCAAGAAATGGACAGCCAGGAACCTCAATACAAAGGTTTTTAA
- the spoVAE gene encoding stage V sporulation protein AE, which yields MEVYLWAFVVGGLICVIGQLLLDVVKLTPAHTMSTLVVSGAVLDGLGLYEPLIDFAGAGATVPITSFGNSLVHGAMAEAETTGLVGILTGIFEVTSAGISAAIIFGFMASLLFRPKG from the coding sequence ATGGAAGTTTATCTTTGGGCCTTTGTAGTTGGTGGGCTTATTTGTGTCATTGGCCAGTTGTTGTTGGACGTAGTTAAGCTTACTCCTGCACATACTATGAGTACATTAGTAGTATCAGGTGCGGTCCTGGATGGTCTGGGACTTTATGAACCTCTGATTGATTTCGCCGGCGCCGGCGCCACTGTCCCCATCACCAGTTTTGGAAATTCTTTAGTTCACGGGGCTATGGCGGAAGCGGAGACAACAGGACTGGTAGGAATACTTACAGGGATTTTTGAAGTAACAAGCGCAGGAATATCTGCTGCAATAATTTTTGGCTTTATGGCTTCATTACTATTCAGGCCCAAAGGGTAA
- a CDS encoding NAD(P)/FAD-dependent oxidoreductase, with amino-acid sequence MVYNLIVVGGGPAGMLGAATAAQKGLRVILLEKNEKLGKKLYITGKGRCNVTNYGDIDDFLNSITTNKKFLYSAFNSFNNYQLIELLNSLGVKTKVERGNRVFPASNKSSDVIKALHKLLQINNVEIRLNAEVKKVLVKDNHVTGVLIDNSSQVLGEKVLIATGGMSYRQTGSTGDGYRMAQQLGHSIIEPKPSLVPLVTKEKWVEDLQGLSLKNVTVQAIINNRVKAEQFGEMLFTHFGVSGPIILSISSYIRKYLDNHITLRIDLKPALSKEQLDARLLRDFDKYAGKHLKNSLDDLLPQRIIPVILNLSGLDIHKQVNQITKKEREQLVYTLKNLELTVTGTRPLNEAIVTSGGINTKEINPSTLESKIVKGLFFAGEVIDVDALTGGYNLQIAFSTGYLSGISAVR; translated from the coding sequence TTGGTTTACAACCTGATTGTTGTAGGCGGTGGCCCGGCAGGTATGTTAGGTGCCGCGACAGCAGCGCAGAAAGGTCTTAGGGTAATTCTTCTGGAGAAAAACGAGAAACTTGGTAAAAAACTCTATATAACCGGTAAAGGTCGATGCAATGTTACTAATTACGGTGATATTGATGATTTTTTAAACAGTATTACTACCAATAAAAAATTTCTGTACAGCGCCTTTAATAGTTTTAATAATTACCAGTTAATAGAGCTTTTAAATTCTTTAGGAGTAAAAACTAAAGTAGAACGGGGGAACAGAGTATTTCCCGCATCAAACAAATCTAGTGATGTTATCAAAGCACTTCATAAATTATTACAGATAAATAATGTAGAAATAAGGCTGAATGCAGAAGTTAAGAAAGTATTGGTAAAGGATAATCATGTGACCGGTGTACTGATAGATAATAGCAGTCAGGTATTAGGAGAAAAGGTACTAATAGCAACCGGGGGGATGTCTTACAGGCAAACGGGTTCAACCGGAGATGGCTACCGAATGGCACAGCAATTAGGCCATTCTATTATTGAGCCGAAACCTTCCCTGGTTCCCTTGGTGACTAAGGAAAAATGGGTTGAAGATTTACAGGGGCTGTCTTTAAAAAATGTGACTGTTCAGGCGATTATAAATAACAGGGTCAAAGCAGAACAGTTTGGTGAAATGTTGTTCACGCATTTTGGTGTGTCCGGTCCCATTATTTTAAGTATAAGTAGTTATATAAGAAAATACCTTGATAATCATATAACACTGAGAATTGATTTAAAGCCGGCTTTGTCAAAGGAACAACTTGATGCTCGTCTCCTAAGAGATTTTGATAAATATGCGGGAAAACATCTGAAGAATTCGCTTGATGATCTGCTTCCCCAAAGAATAATTCCTGTTATTTTAAATTTGTCCGGCCTGGATATCCATAAACAAGTAAACCAGATTACTAAAAAAGAGCGGGAACAATTGGTGTATACTTTAAAGAACCTGGAGCTAACTGTAACCGGAACCAGGCCGTTAAACGAGGCAATTGTCACCAGCGGAGGCATTAATACAAAGGAAATTAACCCGTCCACTCTGGAATCAAAAATTGTTAAAGGGCTGTTTTTTGCCGGAGAAGTTATTGATGTAGATGCTTTGACAGGGGGTTATAACTTACAAATAGCTTTCTCAACAGGGTACCTGAGTGGGATTAGCGCTGTTAGATAA
- a CDS encoding sulfide-dependent adenosine diphosphate thiazole synthase: MLEDIKISRAIIGRYSEDLINSLESDVAIVGGGPSGLTAAYYLAREGLKTVVFERKLSTGGGMWGGGMMFNQIVVQDEALSIMNEFGIRYKMFEEGYYTANSVESVAALTLGAVRAGAQIFNLISMEDIMVRGNQFVGLVLNWTSVDIARLHVDPLSVQCKVVLDSTGHEAKVTNKLVEKMGAVLNTTNGSLVGEKPMWAEQGEAATVENTREVYPGVFVSGMAANATCGGHRMGPIFGGMLLSGKKAADLIIEKLKNR, from the coding sequence ATGCTAGAAGATATCAAAATTTCAAGGGCAATTATCGGTCGTTATAGTGAGGATTTAATTAATTCATTGGAATCTGACGTAGCTATAGTCGGAGGGGGGCCATCCGGACTTACAGCCGCATACTATTTAGCCCGTGAGGGCCTAAAAACTGTTGTTTTTGAGCGTAAATTAAGTACCGGTGGTGGTATGTGGGGCGGTGGAATGATGTTTAACCAGATAGTTGTTCAAGATGAGGCTTTATCAATAATGAATGAATTTGGAATTAGGTACAAGATGTTTGAGGAAGGATATTATACCGCTAATTCTGTGGAATCTGTAGCAGCTTTAACCCTTGGCGCTGTTCGGGCCGGAGCCCAAATATTTAATTTAATATCCATGGAAGATATTATGGTACGTGGAAACCAATTTGTAGGACTGGTACTTAATTGGACATCCGTAGACATTGCCCGTTTACATGTAGATCCGCTTTCAGTACAATGCAAAGTGGTACTGGATAGTACAGGACATGAGGCAAAAGTAACTAATAAATTAGTTGAAAAAATGGGAGCTGTTTTAAATACTACTAATGGCAGTTTGGTAGGAGAAAAGCCGATGTGGGCTGAACAAGGAGAAGCAGCTACTGTAGAAAATACCCGTGAGGTCTATCCCGGTGTATTTGTTTCAGGAATGGCAGCAAATGCTACCTGTGGCGGTCACCGGATGGGACCAATTTTTGGTGGAATGCTATTGTCCGGAAAAAAAGCTGCTGATTTGATTATCGAAAAATTAAAAAACAGATAA
- a CDS encoding YhcN/YlaJ family sporulation lipoprotein produces the protein MRKIGKIGIILILLVLLTGCGMKDSPQQKPQPQLQNSSVDKHVQIKPELARKVKEIVQTIEGVEESTAVVLDKDISIAIKVSGFERLRLKSIKEEVHNKVSTVNKDYKIHVTSDKKLFFELQQIEKKISEKKPVSDIEKKLKKINKDMQG, from the coding sequence ATGAGAAAAATCGGAAAAATTGGTATAATATTGATATTGTTAGTTTTGTTAACCGGTTGTGGAATGAAAGATTCCCCACAACAAAAACCTCAACCGCAGTTACAGAATAGTAGTGTTGATAAACATGTGCAAATTAAACCGGAGCTTGCCCGAAAAGTAAAGGAAATTGTTCAAACTATTGAAGGTGTTGAAGAAAGTACTGCTGTAGTGTTAGATAAAGATATATCTATTGCTATTAAAGTAAGTGGGTTTGAGCGCTTACGCTTAAAATCCATTAAAGAAGAAGTACATAACAAGGTTAGTACAGTAAATAAAGATTATAAAATTCATGTAACGTCCGATAAAAAATTATTTTTTGAACTTCAACAAATAGAAAAGAAAATTAGTGAAAAAAAGCCGGTAAGTGATATTGAAAAGAAACTTAAAAAGATTAATAAGGATATGCAGGGGTAA
- the lgt gene encoding prolipoprotein diacylglyceryl transferase — protein MNPIAVQIGNIPIHWYGVIMASAFLAGLFVAYQRAIKTGVNPEHILNIVTLAIPAGIIGARIYYVIFEWEQYRDNIFEALAVWHGGLAIHGGLIGGILVGYLYVRKQHLNFWQLGDLVAPSIILGQSIGRWGNFINQEAHGGPVSKSFISNFPSFIQNQMFINGQYYHPTFLYESLWDFSIFIFLYLYLARKKFHGQILLLYLGLYSLGRLFIEGLRTDSLMLGNIRVAQLMSLTLIAISIGMYFYRSSKADKF, from the coding sequence ATCAATCCAATTGCCGTACAAATAGGAAATATTCCAATTCACTGGTATGGTGTAATTATGGCCTCTGCTTTTTTAGCAGGCTTATTTGTCGCTTATCAAAGAGCTATAAAAACCGGCGTTAATCCGGAACACATTTTAAATATCGTAACCCTGGCTATACCGGCCGGTATAATCGGTGCACGAATCTATTATGTAATTTTTGAATGGGAACAATATCGCGATAACATATTTGAGGCACTGGCTGTTTGGCACGGTGGATTGGCTATTCACGGCGGTTTAATTGGTGGAATCCTGGTAGGATATTTATATGTAAGAAAACAACATTTAAATTTTTGGCAGCTAGGGGACCTGGTGGCACCCAGTATCATTTTAGGGCAAAGCATTGGCCGATGGGGTAACTTCATTAACCAAGAAGCCCACGGAGGACCCGTAAGCAAAAGTTTTATCAGTAACTTTCCCTCATTTATTCAGAACCAAATGTTTATTAACGGTCAGTATTATCACCCAACGTTTCTTTATGAGTCTTTATGGGATTTTAGTATATTTATTTTCCTTTATCTATATTTGGCCAGAAAAAAATTTCATGGCCAAATACTATTATTATACTTAGGACTATACTCCCTGGGTCGACTTTTTATAGAAGGTTTACGTACGGACAGCTTAATGTTAGGAAATATCCGTGTAGCTCAGCTAATGAGTCTAACACTAATCGCAATATCAATCGGCATGTATTTTTATAGAAGTTCTAAAGCAGATAAGTTTTAA
- the htpG gene encoding molecular chaperone HtpG: MSGNTKTKQPVTREFQAEVKQLLDIVINSLYTDREIFLRELISNAADALEKLRYESLTNEDVYEKDLPLEISIELDDKEHTLTITDTGIGMTEDELVENLGTIAHSGSKDFLRNMAETVKKDVNLIGQFGVGFYSAFMVAKKVRVLTHSYRPDAEGYEWSSEGVGSYTIRPVENLLRGTKIILELKEDAYEFARKETIKRIINQYSSFVSFPILVEGEKVNTVQALWTKNKNEIKDEEYTEFYKFIANAFDEPYYRLHFSADAPISINAILFVPKDNFERAGFGRMETGVNLYCRKVLIQQHAESILPDWLRFIKGVVDSEEIPLNISRETMQDSALISKLRRVITGRVLKFLNEQAKNDPDKYAEFYRKFDKFLKEGATSDFGHRKDIVKLLRFESSKSEDGKFISLEEYTNRMKDDQKYIYYMNGPSREIIEAGPYLEMFRARDIEVIYTHEPIDDFLMTHLGEYEGKKLVSADQAELELPETEVKEVQQNANALDSDTTKSLADWLKQTLGDKVSEVKESKRLVESPAILLNSDELMTSSMQRVMQVVNKDYNTIGKKVLEINPNHELIKQLALLREKDEEFAKIAAEQIYDHTLISAGFIIDPRTMVERMYQILGRALKK, from the coding sequence ATGTCTGGTAATACTAAGACAAAGCAGCCTGTAACAAGAGAATTTCAGGCGGAAGTTAAACAACTGCTGGATATTGTTATAAATTCCCTTTATACCGATCGGGAAATATTCTTACGGGAGTTAATCTCTAATGCAGCCGATGCTTTAGAGAAACTTAGGTATGAAAGTCTAACCAATGAAGATGTTTATGAAAAAGATTTACCATTAGAGATTTCAATAGAACTAGACGATAAAGAACACACGCTTACTATTACTGATACAGGAATTGGTATGACAGAAGATGAGTTGGTTGAAAATCTCGGTACTATTGCCCATTCAGGTTCAAAAGATTTTTTGCGTAATATGGCCGAAACAGTGAAGAAAGATGTTAATTTAATTGGTCAATTTGGAGTAGGCTTTTACTCAGCTTTTATGGTAGCAAAAAAAGTTCGTGTACTGACACATTCTTATCGGCCTGATGCAGAGGGGTATGAATGGTCATCCGAAGGGGTTGGGAGTTACACTATTCGTCCCGTAGAGAATCTCCTGCGGGGAACGAAAATTATATTGGAGCTTAAAGAAGATGCTTACGAGTTTGCCCGGAAGGAAACCATTAAACGTATTATTAATCAGTACTCCAGCTTTGTCTCTTTTCCGATCCTTGTTGAGGGAGAAAAAGTTAATACTGTACAAGCTCTATGGACAAAAAATAAAAACGAAATTAAAGATGAAGAATATACCGAGTTCTATAAGTTTATCGCCAATGCTTTTGATGAACCTTATTATCGACTTCATTTTTCCGCTGATGCTCCTATTTCTATTAATGCTATTTTATTCGTACCTAAAGATAATTTTGAGCGGGCCGGTTTTGGCCGTATGGAGACGGGGGTAAATCTCTACTGCCGAAAAGTATTGATTCAACAGCATGCTGAAAGTATCTTACCCGATTGGCTACGGTTTATAAAAGGTGTGGTGGATAGTGAAGAAATACCTCTTAATATTTCCAGGGAGACCATGCAGGACAGTGCCTTGATCAGTAAACTGCGGCGGGTTATTACCGGTCGTGTTCTTAAATTTCTTAATGAACAGGCAAAAAATGATCCGGATAAATATGCTGAATTCTATAGAAAGTTTGATAAGTTTTTGAAAGAAGGAGCAACATCTGATTTCGGTCATCGCAAGGATATTGTTAAGCTTTTACGCTTTGAATCTTCTAAATCAGAAGATGGTAAATTTATTTCTCTAGAGGAATATACTAATAGAATGAAGGACGACCAGAAATATATCTATTACATGAATGGACCCAGTCGTGAAATTATTGAGGCGGGGCCTTATCTCGAAATGTTTCGTGCCCGGGATATTGAGGTTATATATACACACGAGCCTATTGATGACTTTTTGATGACTCATTTGGGGGAATATGAAGGAAAGAAACTTGTGTCAGCTGATCAGGCTGAATTGGAACTTCCGGAGACTGAGGTTAAAGAGGTGCAGCAAAATGCTAATGCATTAGATAGTGATACTACAAAGTCCTTAGCCGATTGGCTGAAGCAAACACTTGGAGATAAAGTCAGTGAGGTTAAGGAATCAAAACGACTGGTAGAAAGTCCTGCAATTTTATTAAACAGCGATGAGTTAATGACTAGTAGTATGCAGCGAGTAATGCAAGTGGTAAATAAAGATTATAATACTATTGGTAAAAAAGTGTTGGAAATCAACCCTAATCATGAACTTATCAAACAGCTGGCATTATTGCGTGAAAAGGACGAAGAATTCGCTAAAATTGCTGCTGAGCAGATTTACGATCATACCCTAATCTCGGCAGGTTTTATCATTGATCCACGAACTATGGTTGAACGGATGTATCAGATTTTGGGTCGTGCTCTAAAAAAGTAA